In Edaphobacter aggregans, the sequence CGATTCTGTTTCATCACCGCTTCCCCCGCTTTCTTACCATCGCCCTTGATAATTCCCTCCGTCTCTTCGAGACGAGCTTTGGTCTTGGGGGTGGCGATACCTTTGGTGGAAGTCGGTCTCGTTTTACCGTTAAGATCGGCGTTTAGTGGCTTCATACTTCACCTCCGACGCGGGCTTATCTTGATTACGAAGCTATTCAACGGCTATTTGCGAGGCATTTATCCTGTGCCACGACTGCATCCCGTAAACAAGTATCGGGAACATAGGGTTGCCCGGGCGATGGTGGAGGCAGCTTGCGCGACTGACACGCCTGTTGTTGCTGATTGAAAATAGTGGCGCAGACGGAGGGATCAGTTTTGCTCGGTTGATTGGCAGTACTCGTCGATCCGCTGCGGTCTTCACGACGATTATTAGAGCCCTTGTAGCATATTTTATATATGGACTTGGCTTTGTCTCGGCAGGTCCTGCCTTCGTTGGATGATGGACATACCTTTAAGAGGTTTTCCTGAATCTTATTACAGTAATCCTTGTCTCCCTTTGGGGATACACTCTCATCAGTAGCAGATCCCTTTACAGCAGCGGGATCGATGCATTTGAACTGGCTGGTACCGGCGTCCCACGATGGGTTCAGTCCAGGCTTTGTACACTGCCCCGAGGCACCCACAGAAACCGCAGTCAATGCGAATAGCGCAACTTGAATATGGACTTTCATCGGAAGCCTCCTTTTGAAAGCGCTTCTGTGAATACAAGCCGAGGAGAGTAGAGTCTCACGACGACCTCTTTATATAGGATGCGTGCCACCGCGCTCGGAGTGGTCAGCGGGCCCGGCCACTCCGCGACATCCAGTCACGTGGATGTCAGCGACACGTTAAAACTGTTGCTGACGCCGGTCAAGGCCCATGAGCAGCACCATGGCGAAGGCAGCATCCGAGACCAATTCTCAGATTGAGGTTTCCTCACCGTCGTACCTGACATCCGCACGGTGAAAGCGTTTTTTGATAACTGAGTCCGGGCGAATCACATTGAAGGCGAGCGCATCACTCATGAGAACAACGCGACTTGGTTCGTGAGCATCCAAACGCTGCAGGAGTTCTCAATGAAAAAGCTGCACATTGTTTTGGCTCTCGCAATCCTCCCCACAAGCCTTATGGGCGGCAGCGCCCTTGCGCAGGACCATCACGACAATCGCACATACGTCGAGCATAAGGAATGGAAGAAAGGTGCTCCTGTCAGACATGAAGACTGGGACCGCGGCGATAAAGTTGATTATCACCAAAATCATCTCGCCGCCCCGCCACGGGGTTACGAATGGCGTATGGTGGATGGCTACTACGTTCTCGCCAACAGCTCGTCATTCCAGATTCGCACCGTCGTTCGCATACAGTAGCGCACTCTCTCACATTCATTGAGCCGCCGGATAAATCTGAGCCGGCGGCTCGGGGTTTTTGCTTGTACTTTCGACGAGTTTTTGGAAGTGGGAGTTCTGGATCTAGAAATTCCAAACCCAGGATAGAGCAAGATCGGGAGCCAAGTGACTGGCAATCTAGCGCAAAGTAACGGAACGGGAGTTGCGTCCCGTGCACATAGATTAAGCGCTGGTAGCCTCTCTGCGGCAGGACGGATCTTCACATTGGCAATGATTTCCGTCGTTCCTTTTGAGCCCTCACAATGAGGACTGCAAAAACTCTCGCCCCTCGGGGGAACGCAACCGCAAGCTGGATTTTCGCATTTCTTTGTATCGGCCATTTGGTCTCCTGACAAATCATGATTTCGGCGCGCATGCCTTGAAAAAGACATACTTGGTCGTAATATGCAGCCGACTTAAATACACTGCATCTATTCCGATTTTCAGTATGTCTCCCTAATTCACTTCTTATCGTGCCCGATGGAGGGATATTTTTTCATCGCCGCGGCGATAACCTTTGCTTTCTCCGCAGGAGTCCCAGACCTGAGCGTTCTTCGCGTGCGTTTCATTTTTAGATCGGATAATTCCGTTTATCAGGTTCTGCAAGGATTTGGTGGCCAGTGCCTTTCGTTCCGCGGGGGAAGTTTTGCCATTTGTCACCTTG encodes:
- a CDS encoding RcnB family protein — its product is MKKLHIVLALAILPTSLMGGSALAQDHHDNRTYVEHKEWKKGAPVRHEDWDRGDKVDYHQNHLAAPPRGYEWRMVDGYYVLANSSSFQIRTVVRIQ